A genome region from Thermococcus onnurineus NA1 includes the following:
- a CDS encoding TatD family hydrolase translates to MIILDDHFHVDPFKGLFLEAVKQFHRAGGTHLMVVYKTAHDYGFPGMSAEDFIKAMDFHIELVEKINKETPVKAYAVVGVHPAEFVYLAEKKGLEYAKNEVMKALEYAQRLCLEGKAVAIGEIGRPHYEVPPEIWDASIELMKYGMSLAKEADCAVQLHTESFDEAKFRELGEIVEEVGIKPYRVVKHFSPPLVKVAEEVGVFPSIIASKKNIAEAIKQGNRFMMETDYIDDKRRPGAVLGPKTVPRRTKAFLQNGLFTEEDVYKIHVENPEKVYGMEMEE, encoded by the coding sequence ATGATAATCCTCGATGACCACTTCCACGTTGATCCTTTCAAGGGCCTGTTTCTGGAAGCTGTCAAGCAGTTCCACAGAGCTGGCGGAACCCACCTGATGGTGGTCTACAAGACGGCCCACGACTACGGCTTCCCTGGAATGAGCGCAGAGGATTTCATCAAAGCCATGGACTTCCACATTGAGCTTGTGGAGAAGATAAACAAAGAAACACCTGTAAAAGCATACGCCGTCGTCGGCGTCCATCCAGCGGAGTTCGTCTACCTTGCAGAGAAAAAGGGCCTCGAATATGCCAAGAACGAAGTGATGAAGGCCTTAGAATACGCCCAGAGGCTCTGCCTTGAGGGGAAAGCGGTAGCGATAGGCGAGATAGGCAGACCCCACTACGAGGTTCCGCCCGAGATCTGGGATGCGAGCATCGAGCTGATGAAGTACGGGATGAGCTTGGCCAAGGAAGCCGACTGCGCGGTCCAGCTCCACACGGAGAGCTTCGACGAGGCCAAGTTCCGCGAGCTGGGCGAGATAGTTGAGGAGGTCGGAATAAAGCCGTACAGGGTCGTCAAGCACTTCTCGCCGCCGCTGGTGAAGGTTGCCGAAGAAGTCGGTGTCTTCCCGAGCATAATCGCGAGCAAGAAGAACATTGCCGAGGCCATCAAGCAGGGCAACCGCTTCATGATGGAGACGGACTACATAGACGACAAACGCCGTCCCGGAGCCGTTTTAGGGCCGAAGACAGTGCCGAGGAGGACAAAGGCCTTCCTCCAGAACGGCCTGTTCACGGAGGAGGACGTTTACAAGATTCATGTAGAAAATCCAGAGAAGGTTTACGGGATGGAGATGGAGGAGTAA
- the pbp11 gene encoding tRNA-binding protein Pbp11, whose product MGFLSRLFGGKKETDTEEIQIVSRKPVGKFHVEKVFHIMGRETLVGTVERGVIYPGYKVKGKKAAVIYRIEKGRKAVDFVVDGDKAALILEGITKAEEGDTLEVYQS is encoded by the coding sequence ATGGGATTCCTAAGCAGACTGTTCGGTGGGAAGAAGGAAACCGACACTGAGGAAATTCAGATAGTCTCGAGGAAGCCAGTTGGAAAGTTCCACGTTGAGAAGGTCTTCCACATCATGGGACGCGAAACCCTCGTGGGGACCGTGGAGAGAGGAGTAATCTATCCAGGCTACAAGGTTAAGGGAAAGAAAGCCGCAGTGATCTACAGGATAGAGAAAGGTAGAAAGGCTGTGGATTTTGTCGTCGACGGAGACAAGGCTGCACTCATTCTCGAGGGAATTACTAAAGCGGAAGAGGGAGATACCCTTGAAGTCTATCAGTCGTGA